From Methylobacterium radiodurans, a single genomic window includes:
- a CDS encoding acyl-CoA dehydrogenase: MNAPTRPPGSAAPEAKPSASFVWDDPFLLDDQLTEDERAIRDVAQSFAEERLRPGIVEAYAEEKTDPDLFRQMGELGLLGVTLPEEYGCAGASYVAYGLVARAVEAVDSGYRSMMSVQSSLVMYPIHAYGTEEQRRKFLPKLASGEWIGCFGLTEPDAGSDPAGMKTRAEKIEGGYRISGAKMWISNAPFADVFVVWAKSDAHEGAIRGFVLEKGMKGLSAPALKGKLSLRASLTGEIVMEGVEVGEDALLPNVSGLKGPFGCLNRARYGISWGAMGAAEDCWRRARDYTLERKQFGRPLAQTQLVQKKLADMQTEIALGLQASLRVGRLMDAGRMAPEMISLIKRNNCGKALDIARVARDMHGGNGIMGEYHVMRHAQNLETVNTYEGTHDVHALILGRAQTGLQAFF, encoded by the coding sequence ATGAACGCCCCGACCCGTCCGCCCGGCTCCGCCGCCCCCGAGGCCAAGCCCTCGGCGTCCTTCGTCTGGGACGACCCCTTCCTGCTCGACGACCAGCTCACCGAGGACGAGCGCGCCATCCGTGACGTGGCCCAGTCCTTCGCGGAGGAGCGGCTGCGGCCCGGCATCGTGGAAGCCTATGCCGAGGAGAAGACCGACCCGGACCTGTTCCGGCAGATGGGCGAACTCGGGCTCCTCGGCGTGACCCTCCCGGAGGAGTACGGCTGCGCAGGCGCCTCTTACGTCGCCTACGGGCTCGTGGCGCGCGCCGTCGAGGCGGTCGATTCGGGCTACCGCTCGATGATGAGCGTGCAATCCTCGCTCGTCATGTACCCGATCCACGCCTACGGCACCGAGGAGCAACGCCGGAAGTTCCTGCCGAAGCTCGCGAGCGGCGAGTGGATCGGCTGTTTCGGCCTGACCGAGCCGGATGCCGGCTCGGATCCCGCCGGCATGAAGACCCGGGCCGAGAAGATCGAGGGCGGCTACCGGATCTCGGGCGCCAAGATGTGGATCTCGAACGCCCCCTTCGCCGACGTCTTCGTGGTCTGGGCGAAGTCCGACGCGCATGAGGGCGCGATCCGCGGCTTCGTGCTGGAGAAGGGCATGAAGGGCCTCTCCGCCCCGGCGCTCAAGGGCAAGCTCTCGCTTCGCGCCTCGCTCACCGGCGAGATCGTGATGGAGGGTGTCGAGGTCGGCGAGGACGCGCTGCTGCCCAACGTCTCCGGGCTGAAAGGTCCGTTCGGCTGCCTCAACCGGGCGCGCTACGGCATCTCCTGGGGCGCGATGGGCGCGGCCGAGGATTGCTGGCGCCGGGCGCGCGACTACACGCTGGAGCGCAAGCAGTTCGGCCGCCCGCTCGCCCAGACCCAGCTCGTCCAGAAGAAGCTCGCCGACATGCAGACCGAGATCGCGCTCGGGCTCCAGGCGTCCTTGCGGGTCGGCCGCCTGATGGATGCGGGCCGGATGGCGCCCGAGATGATCAGCCTGATCAAGCGCAACAATTGCGGCAAGGCGCTCGACATCGCCCGGGTCGCCCGCGACATGCACGGCGGCAACGGCATCATGGGCGAGTACCACGTGATGCGCCACGCCCAGAACCTCGAGACGGTCAACACCTACGAGGGCACGCACGACGTGCACGCGCTGATCCTCGGACGCGCCCAGACGGGGCTCCAGGCGTTCTTCTGA
- a CDS encoding acyl-CoA dehydrogenase family protein gives MDFDLTDEQSLLKDSVTRWAADRYGSLEQVEAARRRPLGFDEAAWAQLAELGLLGLPFAEEDGGFGGGPVETLIAVEALGRHLAPEPYLASVVLGGGALRLAGSAAQREALIPGLAEGSHRLALAHGERQARYDRADVATTARREGGGYRLDGAKCVVLNADAARTLVVSARTAGGRRDADGISLFLVPADAPGLALKPYPTQDGGRAADLVLEGVAVPADALLGEADAGLPVIERVLDEGIAALSAEAVGVMEALHALTVDYLKTRKQFGTAIGGFQALQHRAVDMFVALEQARSMALYATMMAASEDAAERGPAVSAAKVQVNRSARFVGQEAVQLHGGIGMTLEYLGAHLFRRLTAIEYLFGDTPHHLRRVSDAGGLLGAA, from the coding sequence ATGGATTTCGATCTCACCGACGAGCAGAGCCTGCTGAAGGACTCGGTGACCCGCTGGGCCGCCGACCGCTACGGCAGCCTCGAGCAGGTCGAGGCCGCGCGCCGCCGGCCGCTCGGCTTCGACGAGGCGGCCTGGGCGCAGCTCGCCGAGCTGGGGCTGCTGGGGCTGCCCTTCGCGGAGGAGGATGGCGGCTTCGGCGGCGGCCCGGTCGAGACCCTGATCGCCGTCGAGGCGCTCGGCCGGCACCTCGCGCCCGAGCCCTATCTGGCGAGCGTGGTGCTCGGCGGCGGCGCCCTGCGTCTCGCCGGCAGCGCCGCGCAGCGGGAGGCCCTGATCCCCGGCCTCGCCGAGGGCAGCCACCGCCTCGCTCTGGCGCACGGCGAGCGGCAGGCCCGCTACGACCGCGCCGATGTGGCGACGACGGCCCGACGCGAGGGCGGCGGCTACCGGCTCGACGGCGCCAAATGCGTGGTGCTGAACGCCGACGCGGCCCGGACCCTGGTGGTCAGCGCGCGCACGGCCGGCGGCCGGCGCGACGCGGACGGGATCAGCCTGTTCCTCGTGCCCGCCGACGCGCCGGGCCTCGCCCTCAAGCCCTACCCGACGCAGGACGGCGGCCGTGCCGCGGATCTCGTGCTGGAGGGCGTCGCCGTCCCGGCCGACGCGCTCCTCGGCGAGGCCGATGCGGGGCTGCCGGTGATCGAGCGGGTGCTCGACGAGGGGATCGCGGCTCTGAGCGCCGAGGCGGTCGGCGTGATGGAGGCGCTGCACGCGCTCACCGTCGACTACCTCAAGACCCGCAAGCAGTTCGGCACCGCGATCGGCGGCTTCCAGGCGCTCCAGCACCGGGCCGTCGACATGTTCGTGGCCCTGGAGCAGGCCCGCTCCATGGCCCTCTACGCCACCATGATGGCGGCCTCGGAGGACGCCGCCGAGCGCGGCCCCGCCGTCTCGGCCGCGAAGGTGCAGGTCAACCGCTCGGCCCGCTTCGTCGGGCAGGAGGCGGTGCAACTCCACGGCGGCATCGGCATGACGCTCGAATATCTCGGCGCCCACCTGTTCCGGCGCCTCACCGCGATCGAGTACCTGTTCGGCGACACGCCCCACCACCTGCGCCGCGTCAGCGACGCGGGCGGCCTGCTCGGCGCCGCCTGA
- a CDS encoding acyl-CoA dehydrogenase family protein, whose translation MDLRFTPEESAFRQEVRAFFRSEIPEEIRRKVSEGRSLAREDYVTSQRILNARGWAVPHWPKEWGGQDWDPIRRYIFMEELMQAAVPLPLQFNCFMVGPVIAAFGNDEQKKRFLPRIANLDDWWCQGFSEPGAGSDLASLKTRAVRDGDHYIVDGQKTWTTLGQYADWIFCLVRTDPSAKKQAGISFLLIDMKSPGIAVRPIITIDGRHEVNEVFFDSVRVPAENLVGEENKGWDYAKFLLANERTGIARIGLTKERVARVKRLARETPAGAGTMWDDADFRARIATIEIELKALEITQMRVVAAQSRRDASKPDPASSILKIKGSELQQAATELLVELAGPLSLPAPVANDVDALGWEAFAAPTYLNTRKVSIYGGSNEIQRNVIAKAILGL comes from the coding sequence ATGGACCTGCGCTTCACCCCCGAGGAGAGTGCCTTCCGCCAGGAGGTGCGCGCCTTCTTCCGCAGCGAGATCCCGGAGGAGATCCGCCGCAAGGTCTCGGAGGGCCGCTCGCTCGCCCGCGAGGACTACGTCACCTCCCAGCGCATCCTGAACGCCCGGGGCTGGGCGGTGCCGCACTGGCCGAAGGAATGGGGCGGCCAGGACTGGGATCCGATCCGGCGCTACATCTTCATGGAGGAGCTGATGCAGGCGGCGGTGCCGCTGCCGCTGCAGTTCAACTGCTTCATGGTAGGGCCCGTGATCGCGGCCTTCGGCAACGATGAGCAGAAGAAGCGCTTCCTGCCGCGCATCGCCAATCTCGACGACTGGTGGTGCCAGGGCTTCTCCGAGCCCGGCGCCGGCTCGGACCTCGCCTCGCTCAAGACCCGCGCCGTGCGGGACGGCGACCACTACATCGTCGACGGCCAGAAGACCTGGACCACGCTCGGCCAGTACGCCGACTGGATCTTCTGCCTCGTGCGCACCGATCCGTCCGCGAAGAAGCAGGCCGGCATCTCCTTCCTGCTCATCGACATGAAGAGCCCCGGCATCGCGGTGCGCCCGATCATCACGATCGACGGCCGCCACGAGGTCAACGAGGTTTTTTTCGACTCTGTACGGGTGCCTGCTGAAAACCTCGTTGGGGAAGAAAATAAGGGCTGGGACTACGCCAAGTTCCTGCTCGCCAACGAGCGCACCGGCATCGCCCGCATCGGGCTGACCAAGGAGCGCGTCGCCCGGGTCAAACGGCTCGCGCGCGAGACCCCGGCGGGCGCCGGCACGATGTGGGACGACGCCGATTTCCGGGCGCGCATCGCTACCATCGAGATCGAGCTGAAGGCGCTGGAGATCACCCAGATGCGGGTGGTGGCGGCGCAGTCGCGGCGCGACGCCTCGAAGCCGGACCCCGCCTCCTCGATCCTCAAGATCAAGGGCTCGGAGCTGCAGCAGGCGGCGACGGAGCTTCTGGTGGAGCTCGCCGGCCCCCTGAGCCTGCCGGCCCCGGTGGCGAACGACGTCGACGCCCTCGGCTGGGAGGCGTTCGCGGCACCCACCTACCTCAACACCCGCAAGGTCTCGATCTACGGCGGCTCGAACGAGATCCAGCGCAACGTGATCGCCAAAGCGATCTTGGGTCTCTGA